In Cryptomeria japonica chromosome 10, Sugi_1.0, whole genome shotgun sequence, a genomic segment contains:
- the LOC131047338 gene encoding cold-responsive protein kinase 1-like: LHAGEHKKHLGWKERFNIILGTARGLAYLHEEFHICIIHRDIKSSNILVDHNLEAKIADFGLARLLPHDKSHISTKFAGTLGYTAPEYAGHGQLTEKADTYSFGVVVLEIVSGRKSIDLNQPPDKQYLLEWVWSLHEENKVLEMAESKEKIEGYSEEEVLRVINLALQCIQGSTTHRPSMSEVVTILLSKAEIDFQKPLQPAFVDVGYKVRGESSPPSSQSNATVTESLSAR; this comes from the exons CTACATGCAGGAGAACATAAAAAACATCTGGGTTGGAAGGAAAGGTTCAACATTATCCTGGGCACTGCTCGTGGTCTGGCCTATCTCCATGAGGAATTCCATATCTGTATCATCCATCGTGATATTAAATCAAGCAATATATTAGTTGATCATAACTTGGAGGCAAAAATAGCAGATTTTGGGTTGGCAAGACTTCTCCCACATGATAAAAGCCATATTAGCACAAAATTTGCAGGAACCTT AGGATACACCGCTCCTGAATATGCTGGCCATGGGCAATTAACAGAGAAAGCTGACACCTACAGCTTTGGTGTGGTAGTTCTTGAAATTGTCAGTGGCAGAAAAAGCATTGACTTGAATCAACCACCTGATAAGCAATATCTGCTTGAATGG GTTTGGAGCCTACACGaagaaaacaaggttttagagaTGGCGGAAAGCAAAGAGAAGATTGAAGGGTACAGTGAAGAAGAGGTGTTGAGGGTGATAAACCTTGCACTTCAATGCATACAAGGTTCTACCACTCATAGGCCATCAATGTCTGAGGTTGTGACAATACTTTTAAGTAAAGCTGAGATTGATTTTCAGAAACCTCTGCAGCCAGCATTCGTAGACGTGGGGTACAAAGTACGTGGAGAAAGTTCCCCTCCATCATCTCAATCAAATGCTACGGTTACAGAATCCCTTAGTGCTCGTTAG
- the LOC131859170 gene encoding cysteine-rich receptor-like protein kinase 2, protein MVKSKAMAGTRWPVENSLRLIILSVMLLIAPIRADPETRLLAFGCSNVANTNVTIFAKNLKAALAAVVENVVPSGFVTKNEAGASDLVDSVYALAQCRKDKSSTDCANCIKVARKKIGNCTKVTGGKASYDRCFLRYENYNFYNTSYTDPGNMEVCGTANASNSNSFSATAQSLINDLCTATPRTNGYFAAQTRQGPSNTTVYGLASCIRSLQRDSCEKCLAIAQDNINKCFSRSEGRAVDAGCYLRYDSKPFFPSNAIIDLADFLPRGKKASSTVWIIIGVVGGVFLVGLITCLLLFRKQIIKPKPERR, encoded by the exons ATGGTAAAATCCAAAGCCATGGCTGGAACAAGGTGGCCAGTGGAGAATAGTTTAAGGCTGATTATTTTATCTGTCATGTTACTAATTGCCCCAATTAGAGCAGACCCAGAGACCAGACTTTTAGCCTTCGGATGCAGCAATGTCGCCAACACCAACGTTACAATCTTTGCGAAAAACTTGAAGGCGGCTCTGGCAGCCGTGGTGGAAAATGTTGTTCCATCTGGATTTGTTACAAAAAATGAGGCGGGAGCATCAGATCTGGTAGATTCAGTATATGCACTGGCGCAGTGTAGAAAGGATAAGTCCTCTACTGATTGCGCTAACTGCATCAAGGTAGCAAGAAAAAAAATTGGCAACTGTACAAAAGTTACCGGCGGCAAGGCAAGCTACGACAGATGTTTTCTGCGTTATGAGAACTATAATTTTTACAACACCAGCTACACCGATCCCGGAAATATGGAGGTGTGCGGTACTGCCAACGCGTCCAACTCCAATTCTTTTTCGGCGACTGCTCAAAGTTTGATAAACGATCTTTGCACTGCAACTCCAAGAACAAATGGTTATTTTGCTGCACAGACTAGACAAGGGCCGTCTAATACCACAGTCTATGGACTTGCCTCGTGTATACGTTCCCTTCAAAGGGATTCCTGCGAAAAGTGCCTCGCTATTGCCCAGGACAACATAAACAAGTGTTTTTCTCGCTCCGAGGGACGGGCTGTAGACGCCGGCTGCTACTTGCGATATGATTCCAAACCCTTTTTTCCAAGCAACGCGATTATCGACTTGGCAGATTTCTTACCCAGAG GGAAGAAGGCGAGTTCTACAGTCTGGATAATAATTGGTGTTGTGGGAGGGGTATTTCTAGTTGGCCTTATAACTTGTCTCCTTCTCTTCCGGAAGCAGATAATAAAGCCCAAGCCAGAAAGAAGGTAA